A region of Pleionea litopenaei DNA encodes the following proteins:
- the rsfS gene encoding ribosome silencing factor: MDSEALKEFVIEQLEDAKAQNINVIDVQDKTPITDYMIVCSGTSSRHVKSIAVQLVQKAKEQGKQPIGVEGEDTSEWVLVDFGDAIVHVMQANVRDYYQIERLWSNDLSS; encoded by the coding sequence ATGGACAGTGAAGCTTTAAAAGAATTTGTGATAGAACAACTTGAAGATGCTAAAGCACAGAATATTAATGTGATTGATGTACAAGATAAAACCCCAATCACTGACTATATGATCGTCTGCTCTGGCACCTCTTCTCGACATGTTAAATCAATTGCGGTGCAGTTAGTGCAAAAAGCCAAAGAGCAGGGTAAGCAACCCATCGGTGTTGAAGGCGAAGACACTTCAGAATGGGTATTGGTTGATTTTGGTGATGCGATTGTTCATGTTATGCAGGCCAATGTACGAGATTATTATCAAATCGAAAGGTTGTGGAGCAACGACTTGTCTTCATGA
- a CDS encoding septal ring lytic transglycosylase RlpA family protein, which yields MMKHFSYTAKTFSLLLLCLLINACSWFEVKDSGPSKPVDVSQVPDAVPRVEPLSRYGNPESYEHEGIRYQILKSAAGYKQRGIASWYGTKFHGERTSSGEPYDMYTMSAAHKTLPLPSYARVTNLANGRSVVVKINDRGPFKADRIIDLSYAAAVKLGFHHLGTTQVEVETIVPQGTHEIVGPSSVPSDKQTYVQVGAFSDKEKAQTLSQAIKQQVPWEVNLSSVRVNRKLLHRVRIGPISSLDEANRLVETLTIPALGKPRVIFE from the coding sequence ATGATGAAGCACTTTTCTTATACAGCTAAGACATTTTCACTGCTTCTATTATGTTTACTCATCAATGCTTGTAGTTGGTTTGAAGTAAAAGATAGTGGACCATCTAAGCCGGTTGATGTTTCACAAGTCCCCGATGCAGTCCCGCGAGTGGAGCCTTTAAGTCGCTATGGAAATCCCGAATCTTATGAGCACGAAGGCATTCGATATCAAATTTTAAAGTCAGCCGCAGGTTATAAACAGCGAGGCATTGCCAGTTGGTATGGAACCAAGTTTCATGGAGAAAGAACGTCGTCAGGAGAACCTTACGACATGTACACGATGAGTGCGGCTCATAAAACTTTGCCACTTCCAAGTTATGCTCGAGTGACTAATTTAGCGAACGGTCGCTCTGTTGTGGTTAAAATAAACGATCGAGGCCCCTTTAAAGCCGACCGCATCATTGATTTATCTTATGCTGCGGCAGTCAAGCTCGGGTTTCATCATCTCGGCACGACTCAGGTTGAAGTTGAAACTATTGTGCCGCAAGGTACGCATGAAATAGTGGGGCCTTCTTCCGTACCGAGCGATAAGCAGACCTATGTTCAAGTGGGTGCTTTTTCTGACAAAGAAAAGGCGCAAACCTTGAGTCAGGCGATTAAACAACAAGTACCCTGGGAAGTTAACTTATCGAGTGTGAGAGTGAATAGAAAGCTGTTGCATCGTGTGCGAATTGGTCCGATAAGCTCGCTTGATGAAGCGAATCGTCTCGTTGAAACCTTGACCATCCCCGCACTTGGAAAGCCTCGGGTGATCTTCGAATAA
- the rodA gene encoding rod shape-determining protein RodA codes for MSVRSHTHKERQSLAWRLHIDIPLLLCLLIVIGFGLMVLYSAGGKSEALMYRQVTRLGMGFVVLFVMAQLPPRFYEKWAPALYTAGILLLFAVLLFGDKGKGAQRWLELGSFRFQPSEMMKLAVPLMVAWFFSQRVLPSKKRELLIAAVIVFVPTLLILMQPDLGTSLLIASSGIFAIYLSGVSWKLIFSFGIAGIVYAPVHWFFVMREYQRERVLVYLDPERDPLGSGYHIIQSKIAIGSGGTSGKGWLEGTQSQLEFLPERSTDFIFAVLGEEFGLVGVILLLVMYLLVIARGMYIGMQAQETFSRLLSGAIVLTFFIYLFVNIGMVTGLLPVVGLPLPLVSYGGTSMVTLMAGFGMLMSIHTHRKLVSN; via the coding sequence ATGAGCGTTCGTAGTCACACTCATAAAGAACGACAGTCACTCGCATGGCGATTGCATATCGACATTCCTCTGTTGCTATGCTTGTTGATCGTCATAGGCTTCGGCTTGATGGTTTTGTACAGCGCCGGTGGAAAAAGCGAAGCTTTAATGTATCGACAGGTAACGCGGCTTGGTATGGGATTTGTTGTGTTATTTGTTATGGCGCAGTTGCCCCCGAGATTCTACGAAAAGTGGGCGCCTGCCTTATACACTGCGGGCATATTATTATTGTTTGCGGTGTTGTTATTTGGCGACAAAGGAAAGGGAGCGCAACGATGGTTAGAGCTAGGGAGCTTTAGGTTTCAGCCATCAGAGATGATGAAGTTAGCCGTTCCTTTAATGGTCGCTTGGTTTTTTAGTCAGCGAGTTTTACCTTCGAAGAAGCGAGAACTGTTGATTGCAGCTGTAATAGTGTTTGTTCCTACTTTGCTAATACTGATGCAACCGGATTTAGGAACCAGCTTACTGATCGCGAGCTCAGGAATTTTTGCGATTTATTTGTCGGGTGTCAGTTGGAAGTTGATCTTTAGTTTCGGAATTGCGGGTATTGTGTACGCGCCAGTTCACTGGTTTTTTGTAATGAGAGAATATCAGCGCGAGCGAGTCTTGGTTTATTTGGATCCTGAACGAGATCCGTTGGGAAGTGGGTACCATATTATACAATCGAAGATTGCGATTGGTTCAGGGGGAACCAGTGGCAAAGGTTGGCTAGAAGGGACTCAATCGCAATTAGAATTTTTACCAGAACGTTCGACGGATTTTATTTTTGCCGTATTGGGTGAAGAATTTGGTTTGGTGGGTGTTATCTTGCTGCTGGTCATGTATTTACTCGTGATTGCTCGAGGAATGTACATCGGCATGCAAGCTCAAGAAACCTTCTCGCGACTTCTATCGGGCGCCATTGTACTAACATTTTTTATCTATTTATTTGTGAACATTGGCATGGTAACCGGTTTGTTACCCGTGGTAGGTTTACCTTTACCTTTGGTGAGTTACGGGGGGACATCGATGGTTACCTTGATGGCCGGTTTTGGCATGTTAATGTCAATTCATACTCACCGTAAATTGGTTTCTAACTAG
- the holA gene encoding DNA polymerase III subunit delta, whose translation MIIKAEQLSSAISSLSQSYLLTGDEPLLLMEAQDTVRAAAREQGYTERHVFDVTKQFDFNQVHSDADNLSLFAEKKITELRFDKLPDKAQQEQIKELISRLNEDTLLLVSCPKLDKRQLNSAWVKALNSQGTVVQIWPVAGYQLPQWIKQRAQASGLKLTDAAVSVLVERSEGNLLATKQDIDRLQLLCEQETVDAPQVLDTIADNARYNVFELIDSALSGEVAKTRRMIELIQAEGVVPVILVATVYREARNLLKMSYQLRQGDSMSEVLKQYRVWSNRSRLITGALNRVPFGVWERIVSRCGHLDKLAKGSEVGNVWDELLTCLLLMGGQSIWRRVL comes from the coding sequence TTGATTATTAAAGCGGAACAACTGTCGAGTGCCATCTCTTCTTTGAGTCAGAGTTATCTGTTGACGGGTGATGAACCTTTGTTGCTCATGGAAGCACAAGATACGGTTAGAGCCGCCGCACGAGAGCAAGGGTACACCGAGCGCCACGTTTTCGATGTTACGAAGCAATTTGACTTTAACCAAGTTCACTCAGACGCTGACAACTTAAGTTTATTTGCTGAGAAAAAAATTACTGAGTTGCGCTTCGATAAACTCCCAGATAAGGCGCAACAAGAGCAGATAAAGGAATTAATTAGCCGTTTAAACGAAGATACATTGCTATTGGTTTCTTGCCCGAAGTTAGATAAACGCCAACTGAACTCGGCCTGGGTCAAGGCGTTAAATAGTCAGGGGACAGTGGTTCAAATTTGGCCCGTTGCTGGATATCAACTGCCGCAATGGATTAAACAACGAGCTCAAGCTTCGGGATTAAAACTGACGGATGCTGCGGTCAGCGTATTAGTTGAGCGCTCCGAAGGCAACTTACTGGCAACAAAGCAAGATATTGATCGATTGCAGCTGCTGTGTGAACAAGAGACGGTAGATGCGCCGCAAGTGTTAGATACCATTGCTGACAATGCCCGATATAATGTATTTGAGTTGATTGATAGCGCGTTATCGGGCGAGGTGGCTAAAACTCGACGGATGATAGAGCTCATTCAGGCTGAGGGCGTCGTTCCGGTTATTTTAGTGGCCACCGTGTACCGAGAGGCGCGAAATCTTTTGAAGATGTCTTATCAGTTGCGACAAGGAGACTCCATGAGTGAGGTCTTGAAGCAATATCGAGTCTGGAGTAATCGCTCGAGGTTAATTACCGGGGCTCTTAATCGAGTGCCATTCGGGGTATGGGAACGCATCGTCAGCCGCTGCGGACACCTTGATAAGCTGGCCAAAGGCAGTGAAGTAGGAAACGTTTGGGATGAGCTCTTAACTTGTTTATTGCTCATGGGCGGTCAATCTATTTGGCGTCGCGTGCTGTGA
- the mltB gene encoding lytic murein transglycosylase B has protein sequence MLNIVKKLSLFFGFVVFSCSSLLASDEVEETPEQFMQRMVQEHKMDPVWLKDLFDKTQKNQRIIDLMNTPAEGKPWHEYRKIFVREARIKAGIKFWNDYQVELQRAESTFQVPASIIVGIIGVETFYGKIKGNIKVMEALYTLGFHYPKRGKFFRGELEQYLILAQEQQWDPLEPEGSYAGAMGMGQFIPTSYREFAVDFDGDGKIDLFNNPVDAIGSVANYFRVHKWRWAEPVAYQLTALGTMQDAFLPERYKPKATAGNLKSAGFNWPVQTLDEQAAGIVDFEMPDNEKQHWVIFDNFYVITRYNRSPLYALAVYQFSQEVKARRAQSYWMN, from the coding sequence GTGTTGAATATTGTTAAAAAGTTATCACTGTTCTTTGGTTTCGTCGTGTTCAGTTGTAGCTCATTACTTGCTTCTGATGAAGTTGAAGAAACCCCAGAACAATTCATGCAGCGCATGGTGCAAGAGCACAAGATGGATCCTGTGTGGTTAAAAGACTTATTTGATAAAACGCAGAAAAACCAACGCATCATTGATTTAATGAACACGCCGGCTGAAGGGAAACCTTGGCACGAATATCGAAAAATATTTGTGCGAGAGGCGCGCATTAAGGCGGGAATAAAGTTTTGGAATGACTACCAAGTTGAGCTTCAGCGGGCGGAATCGACGTTTCAAGTTCCTGCTTCTATTATTGTTGGCATTATCGGAGTTGAGACCTTTTACGGCAAAATAAAAGGCAATATTAAAGTCATGGAAGCTCTGTATACGCTAGGGTTTCACTATCCAAAACGTGGGAAGTTTTTTCGCGGAGAGTTAGAGCAATATTTAATTTTAGCGCAAGAGCAACAATGGGATCCTCTAGAGCCAGAAGGATCTTATGCTGGCGCAATGGGCATGGGACAGTTTATTCCGACAAGTTATCGCGAATTTGCCGTCGACTTCGATGGCGACGGAAAAATTGATTTATTCAATAATCCTGTCGATGCGATCGGAAGTGTTGCTAATTATTTTCGCGTCCATAAATGGCGCTGGGCAGAACCGGTTGCTTACCAATTAACGGCATTAGGAACGATGCAAGACGCTTTTCTTCCAGAGCGTTATAAGCCAAAAGCGACCGCTGGAAATCTTAAGTCTGCAGGGTTTAATTGGCCAGTTCAAACGCTCGATGAACAAGCCGCGGGAATTGTTGATTTTGAAATGCCAGATAATGAGAAACAGCACTGGGTGATATTTGATAACTTTTATGTCATCACTCGATATAACCGTAGCCCTTTGTACGCGTTAGCGGTTTATCAGTTTAGTCAAGAAGTTAAGGCGCGGCGCGCTCAGTCTTATTGGATGAACTAA
- the rlmH gene encoding 23S rRNA (pseudouridine(1915)-N(3))-methyltransferase RlmH, with translation MIIRLIAVGQKMPSWVEAGYQEYARRMPRECRLELIEINAAKRGKQADIARIMAKEAEAISQAIQSSDWVVALDVEGKSWSTPQLAQQMTRWQDMGRNIALLVGGPEGLTPELRQQANQKWSLSGLTLPHPLVRIVVAEALYRAWTVTVNHPYHRE, from the coding sequence ATGATCATTCGTCTTATTGCCGTTGGGCAAAAAATGCCTTCGTGGGTGGAAGCTGGTTACCAAGAGTATGCTCGACGGATGCCTCGTGAATGTCGCTTGGAATTGATTGAAATCAATGCAGCAAAGCGAGGCAAGCAAGCCGATATCGCTCGTATTATGGCGAAAGAAGCGGAGGCTATTTCACAAGCCATTCAATCCAGTGACTGGGTGGTCGCACTTGATGTAGAAGGGAAGTCTTGGTCAACGCCACAATTGGCGCAACAAATGACTCGCTGGCAAGACATGGGAAGAAATATTGCATTGTTGGTTGGAGGACCAGAAGGGTTAACTCCTGAGTTACGCCAACAAGCCAACCAAAAGTGGTCGTTATCAGGGTTGACCTTACCTCACCCACTCGTTCGAATTGTTGTTGCGGAAGCTTTGTATCGTGCATGGACCGTGACCGTCAATCATCCATACCATCGAGAATAA
- the nadD gene encoding nicotinate-nucleotide adenylyltransferase — MSNLRQPLVVFGGTFNPVHYGHLRLAEDIHNLFPEAEIRLMPCATPPHRVAPKVSASDRLTMLQLATRDYAHLTVDPREINRSGTSYTWLSVSEIEQEEPERPLYLVMGDDAFAGLATWYEWQSLLGRVNIIIVARRGESSNLREISSTWPIIWHDSIHALKLQAGGGVFRYETPLLDISSSYIREQIEHRHSCRFLLPDVVLEYISANGLYITQGK, encoded by the coding sequence ATGAGTAATCTTAGGCAACCATTGGTGGTTTTTGGGGGAACGTTTAACCCCGTTCACTATGGCCATCTTCGGTTAGCAGAAGACATCCATAACCTGTTTCCTGAAGCCGAAATACGGTTGATGCCATGTGCGACTCCGCCGCACCGCGTAGCGCCAAAAGTATCCGCGTCGGACCGTCTAACTATGTTACAATTGGCGACGCGAGATTACGCTCATCTTACCGTTGACCCGCGAGAAATAAATCGCAGTGGAACCTCCTACACTTGGCTTTCCGTCAGTGAGATTGAGCAAGAAGAACCCGAACGACCACTGTACTTAGTTATGGGAGATGATGCCTTTGCTGGCTTAGCGACCTGGTATGAGTGGCAATCATTGTTAGGTCGGGTCAATATCATTATTGTGGCTAGGCGGGGCGAATCGTCAAATTTGCGAGAAATCTCATCGACCTGGCCAATAATCTGGCATGATTCAATTCATGCGTTAAAGTTACAAGCCGGTGGCGGAGTGTTCAGATATGAAACTCCACTGTTGGACATTTCGTCCTCGTATATACGAGAGCAGATTGAACATCGACATTCTTGTCGGTTTTTATTACCCGATGTAGTCTTAGAGTATATATCGGCTAACGGTTTATACATAACCCAAGGTAAATGA
- the mrdA gene encoding penicillin-binding protein 2 — MKNQFKEIAIYRNRMMVSLVFVVSLMILLITWVAELQVSQYEKYRTESDNNRIRVLPVAPTRGLIYDRNGIILAENRSVYSLELVPEQIKDIDQTIDELAKILAIDADDRERFYKELQRTRERFKKIPIKSKIDEKEVAVFSVNRHRFPGVSVEARLVRFYPYGEVLVHALGYVGRINDRELQTIDAQNYRATRHIGKVGIEKFYETELHGVIGSQRVESDVQGRVLDVLEQQDPVAGVDLHLELDLPLQLAAFNALKGQRGAVVAIDPKTGGVLALVSTPGYDPNLFVTGISSKDYKALLNEDRPLFNRALRGQYSPGSTIKPHIAWLGLESKTISPNYSIDDNGVYFLPNDEKRRYRDWKKWGHGKNISYRRAIIESCDTFFYDLAYKLGIDRISDTMKQFGFGSLTQIDMGEEVPGLMPSREWKQGARRVHWFPGETVITGIGQGYWLATPLQIANAAAVIANNGVRYQLHVVGAIGSNGERRLVAPSLAELQVDIGDGEHFKRIQNAMKEVNHNRVIGTARSAFADAPYLSAGKTGTVQLFGLGEDEEYEAENLAERLRDNALYIGYAPFDDPTIAVAVVVENAGGGGSNAAPIARKVIDQYLLSSTTENDKP; from the coding sequence TTGAAAAATCAGTTCAAAGAAATTGCAATCTATCGTAATCGTATGATGGTGAGTTTAGTCTTTGTTGTTTCTCTGATGATTCTATTGATCACTTGGGTGGCAGAGCTTCAAGTTTCTCAATATGAAAAGTATCGCACTGAGTCAGATAACAATCGAATTCGCGTTTTGCCGGTTGCTCCCACGCGAGGGCTTATCTACGATAGAAATGGCATTATATTAGCTGAAAACCGTTCGGTTTATTCGTTAGAGCTGGTCCCTGAACAAATTAAAGACATCGATCAAACCATCGATGAGCTAGCAAAAATATTAGCCATTGATGCCGATGATCGAGAGCGTTTTTATAAAGAACTACAAAGAACTCGTGAACGGTTTAAAAAAATACCCATCAAATCAAAAATCGATGAGAAAGAAGTCGCTGTTTTTTCGGTTAACCGTCATCGGTTTCCGGGGGTGAGCGTCGAAGCTCGTTTAGTTCGATTTTATCCCTATGGCGAAGTATTGGTGCATGCACTAGGTTACGTTGGACGAATAAATGATCGAGAGTTACAAACGATCGATGCACAAAACTATCGAGCAACCCGTCATATTGGAAAGGTTGGCATTGAAAAATTTTACGAAACCGAATTGCACGGAGTGATTGGGAGTCAACGAGTTGAGTCAGATGTTCAAGGAAGAGTGCTCGATGTGCTAGAACAGCAAGATCCAGTAGCGGGTGTCGATCTGCATTTGGAACTGGATTTACCTCTTCAGTTAGCGGCATTTAATGCACTGAAAGGACAGCGCGGAGCCGTGGTTGCTATTGATCCCAAAACAGGTGGCGTGTTAGCGCTGGTGTCAACTCCGGGGTATGATCCAAATTTATTTGTCACCGGCATTTCAAGTAAAGATTATAAAGCGTTACTCAATGAAGACAGACCATTGTTCAATCGAGCGCTGCGTGGTCAGTACTCGCCTGGTTCAACGATAAAACCGCACATTGCTTGGTTGGGTTTAGAGAGTAAAACGATCTCACCGAACTACTCCATTGATGATAATGGCGTCTACTTCTTACCCAATGATGAAAAGCGACGATATCGTGATTGGAAAAAATGGGGGCACGGTAAAAATATATCCTATCGCCGAGCCATCATAGAATCATGTGATACATTTTTTTATGACTTAGCGTACAAACTTGGAATCGATCGAATTTCAGACACGATGAAGCAATTCGGTTTTGGTTCATTGACTCAAATCGATATGGGAGAGGAAGTGCCCGGGTTGATGCCGAGTCGAGAATGGAAACAAGGCGCGAGAAGAGTGCATTGGTTTCCCGGCGAAACGGTTATTACTGGTATAGGACAAGGCTATTGGTTAGCGACGCCATTACAAATTGCCAATGCCGCCGCAGTTATCGCGAATAACGGCGTGCGTTACCAATTGCACGTGGTGGGCGCAATTGGTTCGAACGGTGAGCGCCGTCTAGTCGCTCCGAGTCTCGCTGAGCTGCAAGTTGATATCGGAGATGGCGAACATTTTAAACGCATCCAAAATGCCATGAAAGAGGTTAATCACAATCGAGTGATTGGAACGGCGCGTAGCGCTTTTGCCGATGCACCCTATTTATCAGCCGGAAAAACCGGAACCGTGCAGTTGTTCGGACTGGGTGAAGATGAAGAGTATGAAGCTGAAAATTTAGCGGAACGATTACGCGATAATGCGCTCTATATTGGGTATGCGCCTTTTGATGATCCTACCATAGCCGTCGCAGTGGTGGTTGAAAACGCAGGGGGCGGAGGCTCTAATGCAGCGCCAATTGCACGCAAAGTTATCGATCAGTACTTATTGAGTTCAACAACCGAGAATGACAAACCATGA
- the lptE gene encoding LPS assembly lipoprotein LptE, producing the protein MATLNVFLKVFVGFTFGLILSGCGFKLAGESQSLGELKNNVAVSAPNELYFLRNQLVAQLQQRQVQVVPAIDASVQVVLISEDLQRRAVTRNAVGRATEFDIQLLLTYRIDHVSPEQNQINDTELKTLRASSQRSYWYNNDQLLAADHRERALLVEMRQEIIERILFQLRTNAE; encoded by the coding sequence TTGGCGACTTTAAACGTATTCTTAAAAGTCTTCGTGGGTTTCACCTTTGGGTTAATTCTGAGTGGTTGCGGCTTTAAGTTAGCCGGCGAGAGCCAGAGTCTCGGCGAGCTCAAGAATAACGTGGCCGTTTCAGCGCCTAACGAGTTGTACTTTTTGCGAAACCAATTGGTGGCGCAGTTACAGCAACGACAGGTGCAAGTGGTTCCTGCGATTGATGCTTCGGTGCAAGTCGTACTCATTTCTGAAGACTTGCAACGTCGAGCCGTCACTCGTAACGCGGTAGGGCGGGCGACAGAGTTTGATATTCAGCTTTTACTCACTTATCGCATTGACCATGTTAGCCCAGAGCAAAACCAAATCAACGATACTGAACTGAAGACGTTGCGAGCGAGCTCGCAACGTTCTTATTGGTACAATAATGATCAGTTATTAGCTGCTGACCACCGAGAGCGGGCCCTGTTGGTTGAGATGCGTCAAGAAATCATCGAGCGTATTTTATTCCAGCTGCGGACAAATGCGGAGTGA